The genomic window CAATCATGATATTACTTTTCACAGACATTAAGCCGCAATTTAAGatattatagatattatttaAGTTAGAGAGCATGTTAATAAAGAATAATGTGCTTACCACATAACAGCCCTTCATCTCTTATAAGCATTCGGGCCATAGCAAATGATTCATCATCTTTGGATTTGTACCATTTGTCAACCAACtgaaatagaaacacaatgtgtttgaTTTGTACATAAACTGCCTGCTGTCGACCAATCACAGTAAACCAAAACTATACTTCAACTGCCATCTAgaggaaaaaaactaaatagcAATATCAGGATGTATAACatcagaacaaaaaacaaaacaaccaaaccaaaacaccctTAACAGtatcatttattttagaaaaatatttactttttagcctactttatcatatttgatacacgaGGTTCAAAATtctctaaatgatcaacatgatcaaacCTTTGCTGAAAAGCCTCTTGCACACAATCTACAACATGCCTACTGTCCTCTGATAGCTAGACTACCCTTTTTTATCAAGTTAaaggctttttttaaatatataattgtacaaACGTCCTCCTTCAGAACATGGTTCATGTGCCttcttttttctgtgaaatattttcatattatttttaagtaaatgtgagaataactttgatattgttagtgaaatttcaagatgaacacttactggactgaagcaactaaggtttactttattatccaaacataatttaaacaaataaatgtttaaatgtgtgaGCTAAAGAGTCCTATCACATGCATTTTAAGGACTATCATATCCTATTATAATATCCTATCATATTAAGGACATTAGACATATATTTCAACCTGCAGGCTTATGTAGAGTCACTCACAGATCTATCCAAGACGGTGGGTATAAAGTCATATCCGATGCCCTCCACCTCATACTGGGTTTTGTCCGTCCGGTTCAGCTCATCAGGCTCAGCGAGGATCGAGCCCTCTGGGTCCACCGCAACAATCTACCAAAACAAGTCTCATTTTCAGTGTTGCCTAGTTACTTAATGCCTGAGTGACTAATACAACTGCAGCTTATATGATTTTATTACAATTCAACATTATGTGGTTTACTCTTCCAGTTATTACTATATATCCAGTTTACTCTTCCATTATTGTCTTTCTGGGTGAAATGTTAAGATGACGATAAAATGAAATGGTACTCTgaggttttaatttcacaaaattgCTGTTCATCAGATCTTAGGGACAATCAGTGTCTACCTTAATATTTGGGCATTTCTCCTTCAGTTTGCGGGCAACGCCGGTAATAGTGCCTCCTGTGCCGGCTCCTGCCACCAGCATATCCAATTTACCTGTGGTGTGTTGAGTGAGAGTTGAAGGAATAGttaacaaaagaataaaaatgtactcaccatgACAACAGATCTTGAGAAATTTTGGAAATCTTGACATCCTCGGCATTGGACTCTTTCTACAATGACTTCATCCTAGAGAAttagttaattacagaccgagctcaaatcttaaagggttagttcacccaataatcaaaattatgtcattaataattcaccctatgtcgttccaaacccgtgagacctccgttcatcttcagaacacagtttaagatttttaagatttagtccgagagctttctgttcctccattgaaactgtgtgcacggtatactgtccatgtccagaaaaggtaagaaaaacataatcaaagtagtctatgtgacatcaaagggtcagttagatttttttttaagcatcaaaaatatatttgggtccaaaaattgcaaaaactacaactttattcagcattgtcttctcttccgggtctatttgagatttttttaaaacactgcagtttagtgatatccggttcgcgaacgaatcattcgatgtaaccggatctttttgaaacagttctccaaatcgaactgaatcgtttgaaacggttcgcgtctccaataagcattaatccacagatgaattaagctgttaactttttttaaggtggctgacactccctctgagttaaaataaaccaatatcccagagtaattcatttactcaaacagtacactgactgaactgatgtgaagagagaactgaagatgaacagcgagccgagccagataacgaacgaaagattgactcgttttcgagtcaagaactggttctGTCAGACacaaggagctgatgatactgcctatgtgcgattcagcgtgaagcagactgataCACAGACCTTCTGAACTGAACtaattcttttggtgattgattctgaactgattctgtgctagtgttatgagccaGATAAACTAAAGGCTTGATGAATCAAGGGCAGTCATCGGAAAtaacgtcattacgtcgagcacaaaagaactggctaaccgttttcttcaaacggtttattgaatcgacCTGTTCGAAAGAACTAcaggtgatccgaaaaccaatgcaaccggttcttgactcgtgaacgagtcagtctattgttcattatctggcttggctcgtgttcatcttcagtgatgtaatacaaaatttctccaaatctgttcccatgaaaaaAACTCTGTCTTGGATGGCTGAGGGggagtatattttcagcaattttcctttttgggtcaactattccttttaaGGGGTcgtatgacgttgctaaaaaaaaattattttatgtatttgttataaTGAAATGTGTCTTTCATtagtttctcctctatgcccgcctttctgaaacgcatagattttcacaaagctcattgttctgaaaagcgaggtgtgctctgattggccagctatccattgtgttgtgattggccgaataccttaAGCATGTGATGGATATGTTATATGGCACTTATGGCGATTATCATTACTTACactgtctttttaaaaataaaactatgtctgcatttgtgattggagaaacaacaagcgctactttacactgcttaaaactcgcgtttgaatcatcagtggcaaatctttaaatatgaatatgtacttacaggctgtgagtcagcatTATTCATCAGaacaccggcattgtaggctactctcccaggaaacAGTCAGGAAACAGTAAAATCCACTGCACACctgaatatttggtttgaactgttctggaacagtgttgtaaatacaacttaaccactgatttctagttgtgtcctaaGTCAACTCAAGGCTGCTCTATGTGGCGGGCCGttattacactctcctgatttttctctcccttttctgttgcagacagacgcgtcggacagggggctgggggcgGTCCTGTCCCAGGACATAGACggggaggaacggccggtgctgtacattagccgcGAGCTCTCAAAGAGAGAGGCTAGGTACAGCACCATTGAGAAAGAAtgcctggccatcaggtgggccgtcctcaccctctGCTActatctcctgggacgggagttcaccctctgttcggaccacgctccgctgcagtggctccaccgcatgaaggataccaacgcgcggatcactcgttggtatctagctcttcagccttttaaattcaaggtggtccacaggccgggtgttcagatggccgtggccgacttcctctccaggaatggggggggggggggctgcaggccagacggctccccggcctgagtcgggcggtgggggtatgtggcagggggggcgtggtttagcgaagtctgcagcgggagagaggatcaggagacgagcggtaaagtgagtggtttgggcagaaattatcacctgtttcttgttctagtaattggcgtggagagggtataaaacgccaggagagacggaagcaagtgagagagagtcGGACTGCTGACgagaaccggaaccggaaaccgGAAAAAGGAAAACGGAAATAGCGCGTGAACGTGGCAGAATAAAAGTCACCGTCTGGTGCTAGACTTTTgagttgttttttattaaataaagatacgtcagcagtccagccgaccccttgtcctcttccttgcccacacgaactcactacacacagttttcgactgcctaacacaacacaaagtaccgataagaataccgttaaagtaccggaccgttaagcagtatcggtaagattAGTAATAcagttaaaaccttaacgatacccatccctacccACAACATGGAGgtggcagcagcaacaacaatgctacagcaagaataaaagttacaccttctttctttgcgtgaacatttgggcggtgttatgcaaatcttcccacaaagtgacgtagacgtgggggcatgttaaaatgaggcattttaggagggtgtgggcGAGTTTATAATGAACTATAATCAAGAATATctttttgggtttgagactttagtctttgcaactttaggggtcttatctattcacaaacagcttgtaacaataCAAAGAGAAAGGTAAatatgaaatcgcatcatatgacccctttaatattacGGACAACACAAGGCTTTGAAACTGAGAAGAAGATATGTAAAAAGATAGGAGAACAAAGACAAAAAGAGAAATTAAGAGAGAAACAACACAATTACTACCATCACATTGCTCCAGAATCTCCTCAGCAGTGGTGTCATAATGAGCCAGGGGGTTGCTGGGATTGCGATATTGGTCCAGGATGTGTGAGTTAGGAATCTCATTCTTCAAGCGCCAAGCTACACCCACATGGGACTCTGGGGAGTCAAACCGTGCACTGGTGGGAGTACGGACAATCTCAGCTCCCAAAGCTCTCAAGACATCAACCTATGAAGTAGTGGTTAAATGATTTCTGGTTTGatgataaatcatgataaaatgagtaaaattttgtattaacatttcatattttaattataattaaaaccatATTCGATTACCGCGATTTAAACAACTCAggataaataaatactgtccagCATTAAGCACAGTTTTAAGTAACACATGCGAATGTGCGAACAGCACACAGAGCAGTTTCGTTTTGTGTGTAAACATGGTGGGAAGCTGTGAGGTTTTGGGAGTTGAGGgaattatacaaatgtatatatgaaCAAATTATATGTAAGTATGTTACTCTGAAGGttctgactgtcttcagaaaagatttgatggcattttgtttttatcttaaCTCGATGTAATACCTAATAAAATAGTGTTCGTTGTCCATGGAGGTTATGGGAAACAGCTCTAATTCAGCTGTTCCATTAGCGCCACCTACTGACAGATGGAGCAGATAAAATACTTAtgataattttttaatcatttaccaTTTTGACTTAacccttttctttatttaaaggctgaaatgtgtgggttaacattttatgaaactttttcaaagctttatttgaacatttcatACATGCTATTAGATACACTTTTGTCAGTcatgttgtcatttaaaatccgAACATAAttggtaatgttattgttttcgtgtttatgcaaacaaaaagtaattttatatactgtttgttgattttaaattCAAAACTATTTATGTGTCAGTAATTTTTGAACATTACCAGCACATCTGAACAAAACTCTGATAATACTGATAATCATCCTAATTTAGTTCACTGTTATCATGATAAGAAATGTTCATACCATTTACATCACTACTAAGGAAAGAGACTCTTGTTTAACATACTTGATAGGCTATCAAATCCCATTTGATATAATTGGAATGAATCTTACCTTTTCCAAGCTCATTTTCTCAGGCATAACAATTATGCAGCGATAACCCTTCACTGCTGCAGCCAGTGCAAGACCAATACCTGCATAGAGTGCACATAACTTAACCTTTCAGACCTTTTTTTCCCCACTGGGAAAAAGTGAATTTACCCACTTGTTTATTTCCATTCTAGAAACGTTCACTACAACACACTTTTAACCATATTTAGAGCGATTCTAACCATATTTATGAACTGGGTTTTAAACAGAATGTGAACTAGCATTGAAGGTTTTgagaaaaacaaactgtaaacTGTAACAATGAACAATGAaacaagaatgtaaaaaaaaaaaaaaaaaaaaaaaaatcaacaaaatcaGTCAACATCAGTCCTATTTGATTACCTGTATTTCCAGAGGTGGGCTCTATAATGGTGTCTCCAGGTTTGAGGATGCCTTCCCTTTCTGCGTCCTCCACCATACGCAGACTGATACGGTCCTTCACACTACCACCAGCATTAAAGAACTCACACTTAGCCACTGCAGACACACATACATACGTAACTTGAGATCATTTATATAAATGCCTTTCTTTCACccattttatagatttatatataacattaagggaagtcgtggcctaatagttagagacatgtcacgtcactttaaagCAACACAGCAGGTGATAACTACTTCAAAGGATTTAGGCTCAATACTTGCTTTATATTTCAAattcttttaaagatttttttttatctttcacgGCAGACTTTTTTATTTCTAATGCACCTTCTGTGGTAAAATGATTTTGacttttagtgttatttatttagaactgttCAAAAGTACTAATGTGAATGAATCACTTACAAAGTTCACATTTTAGTCCAAAGGTCTTGGAGATCTTGTTTATGTGAACCAGTGGTGTGTCTCCAATCATGTCCAGGATGTTGGGTAGAATCTTCTCAGCTTTTGTCCTGCAGTGTGGTTAAAGgaggacaaaataaatacacataacaGTATATTGGGGGACAGAAAGCTATAGTTACAATTATAGTTGTAGTTACAAAGGTCATTTTgtgacaatgtaaaaaaataaataaataacacataaaaataacaaagaatTGATAGGATCATTTGATGGTTGTTGTTTGTTATTGCTGCATAGTCATGTGAGTGACATCCCCGAGAAGGACACAGAAGTGCTCTTTCGGTGGGCTCAGCTTTCTAAGCATGAGCCATTTCCCTGTCACTTGATTTAAAGTATGTTGTGATTTTTGGTCAGAATTACAAAGCGAGTGATCATTAAGCATTATCACCTGGGGAAGTATTTGTGAGGGGAATTTTCAAGAGACATTCCTGGTTTCCAGGTACATCTACTTGGCAGGTCCGGACGAATCCATTTTGGATCAGTGGCTTCAGTTTCTCTATTTAGCTGCAGAGGTCTGTCTACATCATCTGAAACCAACTTCTCAACGCCATTCCTACCAGTGGTCTTCTTGCCAGCAAAAGGGCAGGCAGGACTGTCGTTCTCTTTGTTCGCCGGAACTGAAGGCATGTTTCCTCTATAGATCTCTGTAAAGTGTAGCACGAATAAATCAGGTTTCAGATTTGTAGGTcttcagaaattaaataattaaagtgagtgattttgtctttttttcttttggattaACATTTAAGACAAACAGCAGTTGGTAAATAAACTGCAATCACTTTAAGACATAATGCATGAATCCAATATAATTATAGGCCTACACATccaatttctttctcaactgttaTATCTTTACATGAGGCATAACTGACTGTTTTCGATTATACTTGTCAAGACAGGTATTTTAACACAATTTTGTCAGTTCATGTGAAAGAAGACATGAAATAGAACTTAATTTGGGGCTTGCGCATTATAGGACAGCATCATCCATTTAGTGAAATGTCCACAAATAGATTATGAAGCTGGAATACTTCTAGGCTGCTCTTTACTCATTCCAAACTATGACTAAAAGATAAAAGCCCACAATGATACAGTGTAAAATACACAGAATTAACAATATAAGATAATACGCCCTGTGACCAACTAAAATGtatgataatcttcacaaatgaacataACTTTGATCTATTTTGAAACCTTAATACAAGTAAAAAGCTAAAAGTAAGTTTTATGCTACATTACAGTCACATGGCTTACTCAGTTAAGCTCTTTCAATCTTTATTCAAAATTAGTAACTAGCAGCTGTGCATAAAGAAGTTGGCTACCTGTGTCACGTCATTTACTTGAACAGGGTTCATCACCTATTTGGGAAATGGCCATGTGTTGGCATGCCATCTGATTGGCTGGAATGAGGGCGTCTGCCGATCGCCCTACTAtcagaaaatatcaaataaaatcataAGGATGCATTACTTGTGTATTTTTAGTTGTagaataaaatttgaaaataacttGCACTTTTGTTAGGCACAGACCTTATTACAGGCATTTAAcccaaaacaaatgtaaaaacccAATGAATT from Carassius auratus strain Wakin chromosome 1, ASM336829v1, whole genome shotgun sequence includes these protein-coding regions:
- the LOC113105462 gene encoding cystathionine beta-synthase-like; amino-acid sequence: MPSVPANKENDSPACPFAGKKTTGRNGVEKLVSDDVDRPLQLNRETEATDPKWIRPDLPSRCTWKPGMSLENSPHKYFPRTKAEKILPNILDMIGDTPLVHINKISKTFGLKCELLAKCEFFNAGGSVKDRISLRMVEDAEREGILKPGDTIIEPTSGNTGIGLALAAAVKGYRCIIVMPEKMSLEKVDVLRALGAEIVRTPTSARFDSPESHVGVAWRLKNEIPNSHILDQYRNPSNPLAHYDTTAEEILEQCDGKLDMLVAGAGTGGTITGVARKLKEKCPNIKIVAVDPEGSILAEPDELNRTDKTQYEVEGIGYDFIPTVLDRSLVDKWYKSKDDESFAMARMLIRDEGLLCGGSSGTAMAAAVKLAKELKEGQRCVVILPDSIRNYMSKFLSDKWMFQKGFLRVEDIMVNKPWWWNLKLQSLNLCAPLTVLPTVTCQKTIKILKEKGFDQAPVVDESGLILGMVTLGNMLASVLAGKVKPSDPVSKVLYKQFKQIRLTDNLGKLSRILETDHFALVVHEQIQYLTDGSSTQKQMVFGVVTAIDLLNFVTA